One part of the Thermococcus sp. genome encodes these proteins:
- a CDS encoding NAD(P)/FAD-dependent oxidoreductase: protein PYSPAALPYYIEGTVGRDELFIWNWHFVRSSGIDYLMGREVVKVDTEAKKVLLDNGEEIDYDRLLISSGAKPNIIPQFRRENVIGVRTLEDADRLRKVRGRAIIIGAGPVAVETAIALKRLGVDPVIICRSRILRRLFDEDISDIIRDVMILNGIKVLFEKSIDLVGDPVEGVKAPCGVIYGDIVVAAIGVRPSLSFLDGRIALGESGGILTDERMRTNVEDVYAAGDCAETRDLVTGRYGIFAIWPLAREQGRVAGYNMLGVEKRYRGSINMNIITIFDRVFASIGTFIGARKEVWHGPHIAKLFIENGKLNGAQLVGKYALQYAGAVEYLVRTRREVKINSMSDTKSFVREVWKKMEINQRP, encoded by the coding sequence TTCCCTACTCGCCGGCGGCCCTGCCGTACTACATAGAGGGAACCGTGGGGAGGGATGAACTCTTCATCTGGAACTGGCACTTCGTCCGCTCTAGTGGCATAGACTACCTCATGGGCAGGGAGGTCGTTAAGGTTGACACGGAGGCCAAAAAGGTGCTCCTAGACAACGGGGAAGAGATAGACTACGACAGGCTTCTCATATCGAGCGGTGCAAAGCCCAACATAATCCCGCAGTTTAGGAGGGAGAACGTCATAGGCGTCAGAACCCTGGAAGACGCCGACAGGCTCAGGAAGGTGCGCGGGAGGGCGATAATAATCGGCGCCGGTCCTGTGGCAGTCGAGACCGCGATAGCTCTAAAAAGGCTCGGAGTGGACCCCGTGATAATCTGCCGTTCAAGGATACTCAGGAGACTCTTCGACGAGGACATCTCGGACATCATAAGGGACGTGATGATACTGAACGGCATTAAGGTTCTCTTCGAGAAGAGCATAGACCTCGTAGGCGACCCGGTTGAGGGCGTCAAGGCCCCGTGTGGTGTCATCTACGGCGACATCGTGGTCGCGGCGATTGGCGTTAGGCCCAGCCTGAGCTTCCTCGACGGGAGGATAGCCCTTGGAGAGAGTGGTGGTATACTCACGGACGAGAGGATGAGGACGAACGTGGAAGATGTATATGCGGCAGGGGACTGCGCCGAGACTCGCGACTTGGTAACCGGTCGCTACGGTATCTTCGCCATCTGGCCGCTCGCTAGAGAACAGGGGAGGGTGGCAGGCTACAACATGCTCGGAGTTGAGAAGCGCTACCGCGGTTCAATAAACATGAACATTATCACCATATTTGACAGGGTCTTCGCCTCCATAGGGACTTTCATCGGGGCGAGGAAGGAGGTGTGGCACGGCCCGCACATAGCAAAGCTCTTCATCGAGAATGGTAAACTAAACGGGGCACAGCTCGTCGGCAAGTACGCCCTCCAGTACGCAGGAGCTGTTGAGTACCTCGTCAGGACGAGAAGGGAGGTAAAGATAAACTCGATGAGCGACACTAAGTCCTTCGTCAGGGAAGTGTGGAAAAAGATGGAAATCAATCAAAGGCCATAG